The following nucleotide sequence is from Juglans microcarpa x Juglans regia isolate MS1-56 chromosome 6D, Jm3101_v1.0, whole genome shotgun sequence.
taatatCATTACTAGTAGGACTTTGATGGTTTCCCTAAATCTAATAATCATTCCTGGCAGGACTTTATGCCTGATGGCTGATGGTTTTCTTAAAAGTGgatccctttctttttttttttttcattttcttttctgccGTCGCCCTGAACCTAGAAAACGTGCAACAAATGCATGTTTGGAAtttggattttataaaaaaaaaattaatcttttaatagtatatttctcatttttaaaataaatacttaatatttatacaatttataactatatctaatattatttatgttgatAGAATCGTGGCCTATCAATTCGTAACTATATCTCAAaccaattaaattttaaagatcttAACCCAAACGACTAGCTGGCCTATTCAACACACTTGtgagaagaaaaaatctatttatcctcataatttttatcatcttttcatcatttaatgatgtaatattagataataaatttacaagtgaaatgtaataaatacttttcaatcacctaatactacatcataaaatgatagaaattgagatgatgagtagtattactcaTTTATTTGGTGCTTGGTTGCTGGGTACTCAATCAATCATTTATTCAATGGTCAAGttcaaaaagaatatttaatttgGTTCAAATGGTAATAAGATATACCAGGCACTATATTAAAACCCTAATATAAGTTAAACTCATTTAACTACTACTATTTGATAGCTAGGTAAAAAGcttgctctttataaaaaagaagtatTCAACTTGCAGCTCAGAGATTGTATCAACTAATtaaatacaattaaattttatattataaagatTATGttggtttttataattttatgacatGAGATATCTAAGAGTGGAAGATACCGCGGTTGGAGAATATTATCAGGAATATAATGTTTAGGTTTCTAATACctaaattttcaacatattcTAAATCTGTTCCATTTTGACATTTGGACTGAActgagtttaattttaagctgaatctaatatttaaatacttaactctcaaatcattaaattcatttcaactcaaaatttctttacatataGAATCCACAATCCTTTTCAACTCAGCAATTCTTTACATGaggacccacaatcttttttaactttctataaatccatctaaacttatcttcattatttcaactcattactattcataaaaaactcaatctatttcaactcaactcaacatctaaacggaACCTAACGAATTGTCCCTAACTCTTTGAAGGAATTTTAAACTTTCAGACTCTAAGCCTCGAGTGGTATAGAGATGAAaacttaattaaatatttaatgtgtATTTAAcgttgaaaaaatttatataaataatatgttatgAATGATATGGGAGCTATTTCATGACTCAATTTTTCTTATGGGAGCTATTTCATGACTCAATTTTTCTCTTACTTTGAGCTCTTAAGttggaataaaaataaagaaaatgcttTTCATTACATTAGAAGGCTAAAGGCATAATTAGTCCAATCTGTCTCCTCGTGTCTACCAAGAGGGTGAAATAGTGTTGggcaaaagcaagaaaaaaaatggcagcTTTAGACCAGCTGGTCGTGTAAATTGGTTTGAATATGGTCATTGCAATCTCACAGTgtcaatttgattttttttaaaaaaaaaagttgtataacGATGATAAAAGTTGAAACGTGCAGAGAACGATGATGTTTCCTTGCAGTAACAAGGAATCTTCTCGTGgccaatgttttaaatgcaccTCTCAAACCTTTCTCAGCAGCCAGCCTCCTGTCCATTCACGAGATACTGggttaataattaaataaaaaaaattatatttattatttttacacatcacatattatatataattttttaatttttaatttttaattttattctcttatcaaatatgtgatgtatgaatgataaatagaagaactcaattaatttaaaaaaaataaaataaaataaaataaaaataaataaaataagtgtgatgtaaaatattaaagaaaaagataaagagtatactaaatacatttttaaagtATATAAATCTTATGcactcaatttaaaaaaattagtgagTCCgtcgtttaaaaaaataattatttatttatttatgtagatatgagatttatttattttttttaaaagaatatacgGAACTTCAACATCCGATAAGTATATAGcagaaattatttgaattttctcataaatgattttatttaaaaagtagttatttttttattttaaggtgTATGGGATACCAACGAACCTCATAATCATAAGAGTGATGAGGGAGCATTAACGCTTAGAATATCATTGTTGGTGGAGATATGTACATAACTTTTTAGTATCGTTTATGATCATTCGTGGTGATCAACAGGGACCTGATCTTTTGCCTTTTATCAACAACAATGTTGCAAAATAGCTAAACTGCATGGCCCTTTTTGACCCAATCTGTCCACCACGGTTTTTGCTATATACTTGATTAAAGGGATACGATGAAGTGTCACTTATAACCTCCATTAATGGAATGGTTAAAAGGATCAACATCGTCAACTCTTACACTCTAGTACTCGAATATATATCACACTTTCTTAATCTATCTATATCTATActgaaatcatcacttgtcttaaaagtttaaatggAAACAAGtaagatatttaattaaatggatagATTATAGAGTCAGGATTCGAACTCAAGATATCTACtttaatattatgtaaaatcaccgctaattctaaaagtttaagtTGATAAGAATCagtaaatttaatttcttgtattatatttttaatatatactctattaaaataatctcttaacggagaaagaaaaagaaaacactgaAAATTCCTTGCAAACTAATATGACTTGATATCATATATAGTAccttaaatctattttaaaataaaaagaatttataactTAATGCACTATTTCAAGTTATGATCAATTCATACACAATTTAGGGCTTTTTATGAATAATTGGTGTATAGACAGCCTAAACTTAAGATTAGTCCAAGTAAATACCCAAATGCACACTGGCCCTTCTGAAATTTATGGGCCCTTTTATTTGGTTGTGGAcaataagataagttgagggAGCTTAAACCCAAATTAGTCAGTTTTCAGGAAAACATGACAATGAAGATGCGCCTTGTATTCGTGTTTGTGATTAGGTTCCTTCATCATATTCCTACTCTTTGGAGAAGCAGATTATGTCTGGCCTCAGAATTAAAGGAAGCGTATCATCAACAGTACCTTGAAAAGAGATCGAGGATGTAAGGGCACAAAACAGTCTGCTGAAAAAGGGTTACACTGACCCAATCAGATGCTATGGCTGAAAAATAACTTATGATGCTGTGTTTGGAATTCTGATATATATGTTGGGGGTATTTGCATGGAACTTCAGGCCGTTTGGGGCTGAAAAAGCTATTATTGTCTGTATTGTGATTTGGGAATCGGGAATGTTATAGATTGAGCTCATTCCCTATTGTATTTTCCTGGAGTGTTGTCTTTGTTTTGAGTACCTGTATTTTCTTGAGTAGACATGCTGATGAACATGGTTGTTTCTACTATAATGACTTTTACAAGctggtttgttttgttttttttactttgagTGATAGCAACAAAAGTTTGAAAGATAGCCTTCACTCACTCAGACATGTCTTATTTGACATATTAGGATCAATCTCTTAGAAAACATTATTTGTTCATGAAAACCATGAGACATGCAACTTTTAACACCAGAAACAACAGCTAGCTGAGTTTGAGCAAAAGGCGAAGTCAATGGTGAGTGTTTGTCTACAATTCGTCTTTAGCAGGGGAAGATGAAGGTCCAACAGGGTTAGTTGAAGAGTTCTTGATGGGATATGAAGCTTCCATTGCTATACCACACAGCCCCTCCTTCTCAGAGATGCCGCGCTGCATCCTTATGTAACCCTTCTCTCCCCATTCAGGTCCCCAGGAGTTCTTCACTATCCAGTACTTGGTTCCATCGAGGGTTGTTCCATAGCCTACAACTGCAACTCCATGATTTAGCTCTGTGCCACATTTTCCTGTAAAAACCCCCTGCAATCATGAACAACAAAATTAAGAGAGAAAACTCAGTTACAGTTGTTTTTTGAACTTTTAGCCACTTTGGATGATTAATCAAAGGCACCTCCGAGTAGAATTGGAAATCAGAACCTCCAGCATCTATGGCTACGGATACAGGTTGATTTGCAGCTGCTTTAAGTAATGCATCCTCATCATTATCAGGTACATTCTCATGCCCATCAATTGACACTGCGGGATAATTTCCCTGCAAGATGATAACAGGCCTTAAGTATTAATCAACAAAATCTGATTTGAGTTTGAGggcaacaaaaaatacaaaccttATAAGCATCACAAGTTCCATCTTCTGCTTCGTAAGGATAATTAGTTTCAGTGGTTATGCCCCCCTTTCGCTTGATGAACTCAAAAGCATAATCCATTAGCCCTCCATTGCAACCTTGATTTTGTTTAGTGTCACAATCTATCAACTCTTGTTCAGACAGAGAGACTAGCTTATTGGTCTTGATTTGATTAATACCCTCCACCGCCACCACAGTTGAAAATGCCCAGCAACTACCTATATAACATTGACAACAACTACATATTACAGCAAAACTACTAAGTCATGTGGGTGCGTGACAAAAATGAGTGTAGGCAGATGAAAACAAGAAATAGTTCTGTTATTTACGAATAGATGTGTAAACACACTACTTACTGTGAaactcattatttatttatttttgtttatattggCTGACGTATCAATAGTCTTCTACATGATAAGCGGGCTTGAAAATTGATTTgttcaaacaagaaaaagatGCAAAAACTCGGTGTAAAGTCGTTACAAATGGACATGTTTTCCTTACCACAACTTCCTTGATCCTTAACACTGGTCACAGCACCTTTCTGCCTCCAATCAACAGAGGGTGGAACACTGTTCACCTTGTCGTACATAAAGCTCCCACTCCCATGTTGAGCTCCTCTGAACATCCTGTGGTGCTTAACCTTGGAGCCTGCATAATTGCTCCTAAACTCATGGTTAGTCATGTCTGCAAACTTGTTCAATTTCAGCTTATATGGCTTCTCCATCCTGTTAGTGTTGTGAACATGCATTACATTTTCCTTGAACACATTGAAACGCTTGTGCTTCTCACCAAGGCTCGTGGACACCGTGTGGTGGCTCCTCCACCTCTCATACAAGTCCCATAAACTTTCCTCGGAAGCCAAATCTTTGTCGCGAAAATCAAAACACTCAACCACCCCAAGAACCAAAGCAAGCAAGAGAGCACCCCAAAAGAACTTCATTTTACAATTTGCTAGGATTCAACACAAGATCGGAAAATGGAACCCCTTGGCACTGCTTTATATAGAGAAACGGAATAAAAGATTGAGAAGCGGACAAAAGAAACAATGTATCATAAATGGAG
It contains:
- the LOC121236075 gene encoding vignain-like yields the protein MKFFWGALLLALVLGVVECFDFRDKDLASEESLWDLYERWRSHHTVSTSLGEKHKRFNVFKENVMHVHNTNRMEKPYKLKLNKFADMTNHEFRSNYAGSKVKHHRMFRGAQHGSGSFMYDKVNSVPPSVDWRQKGAVTSVKDQGSCGSCWAFSTVVAVEGINQIKTNKLVSLSEQELIDCDTKQNQGCNGGLMDYAFEFIKRKGGITTETNYPYEAEDGTCDAYKGNYPAVSIDGHENVPDNDEDALLKAAANQPVSVAIDAGGSDFQFYSEGVFTGKCGTELNHGVAVVGYGTTLDGTKYWIVKNSWGPEWGEKGYIRMQRGISEKEGLCGIAMEASYPIKNSSTNPVGPSSSPAKDEL